In a genomic window of Vicinamibacteria bacterium:
- a CDS encoding chemotaxis protein CheW, giving the protein MSEARKRARRADGTGPTPPPDAQEPAGAAPPEHSPAPPPEEMVFPSEAPPAPSHARIELPPSGLAADILAREDAAAVAVESEPSSPEPAPAGAARAHSVSFFAAPVREERAAAEATEHLATFFLDREEYGVDVRLVQEIRRVTEITSMPRAPEFIKGVINLRGRIIPVVDLKKKLGLGEVDLAPASRIVVVKIRERLLGLLVDGASQVLKIPLSSIDSPPEEVVEKGGDYIRGVAKLERRLIILVDLLKILALELQAAGSPAGEA; this is encoded by the coding sequence ATGTCCGAGGCTCGGAAGCGGGCGCGCCGCGCGGACGGCACGGGCCCCACGCCCCCCCCGGATGCGCAGGAGCCGGCCGGCGCCGCCCCCCCCGAACATTCCCCCGCTCCCCCCCCGGAGGAGATGGTCTTCCCCTCCGAGGCTCCCCCCGCCCCCTCCCATGCGCGGATCGAGCTGCCTCCCTCCGGGCTGGCCGCGGACATCCTGGCCCGGGAGGACGCGGCCGCGGTGGCCGTGGAGTCGGAGCCCTCGTCCCCCGAGCCCGCCCCCGCCGGGGCGGCCCGGGCCCACAGCGTCTCATTCTTCGCCGCCCCCGTCCGCGAGGAGCGGGCCGCGGCCGAGGCCACCGAGCACCTCGCGACTTTTTTCCTGGATCGTGAGGAATACGGGGTCGACGTCCGACTGGTGCAGGAGATCCGGCGGGTCACGGAGATCACCTCTATGCCCCGGGCGCCGGAGTTCATCAAGGGCGTGATCAACCTCCGAGGGCGCATCATTCCCGTGGTGGACCTCAAGAAGAAGCTGGGCCTGGGCGAGGTCGACCTCGCCCCCGCCTCCCGGATCGTGGTGGTAAAGATCCGCGAGCGCCTGCTCGGCCTGCTCGTGGATGGCGCCTCCCAGGTTCTCAAGATCCCGCTCTCCAGTATCGACTCTCCCCCCGAGGAGGTGGTGGAGAAAGGCGGGGACTACATCCGGGGGGTGGCCAAGCTCGAGAGGCGGCTGATCATCCTCGTGGACCTGCTCAAGATCCTGGCCCTCGAGCTCCAGGCCGCGGGCTCGCCGGCCGGAGAGGCCTGA
- a CDS encoding ABC transporter substrate binding protein, whose protein sequence is MTMPRLAVALAVASLLSSPLGAAEVAVLKSTETPAWRPALDAMRRVAVGHNVTEYDLRGDRTEAEKVLATFKGKPLIIVAMGPLAAQLVKDLAPESSMVYCMVQDPAKAGLLTLPNAAGVAYAIPVKNQLAAFRMVYPRGVRIGVIYSEEGSGRLVQEAQKAALVVRLVIVTRPVTSEKEVPQALRVLLKGDDAADALWMPPDPLLLTTETRRFLLAETLKAGKPVLSFSPALVVEGALASSGADVASIGEQVGELVARLAAGEKGIRGTLLVPRAELMINKKIAEKLRIEIPADALRAAARVF, encoded by the coding sequence ATGACGATGCCGCGACTCGCGGTGGCTCTGGCCGTGGCCTCCCTACTGTCATCCCCTCTGGGGGCGGCGGAGGTGGCGGTCCTCAAGAGCACGGAGACGCCCGCCTGGCGTCCCGCCCTGGACGCCATGCGCCGGGTCGCGGTCGGCCACAATGTGACCGAGTACGACCTGCGCGGCGACCGGACGGAGGCCGAGAAGGTGCTGGCCACCTTCAAGGGCAAGCCCCTCATCATCGTCGCCATGGGTCCCCTCGCCGCCCAGCTCGTGAAGGATCTGGCCCCCGAGAGCTCGATGGTGTACTGCATGGTCCAGGACCCGGCCAAGGCCGGCCTTCTCACCCTCCCCAACGCGGCGGGGGTGGCCTACGCCATTCCCGTCAAGAATCAGCTCGCCGCTTTCCGGATGGTCTACCCCCGGGGCGTGCGCATCGGCGTGATCTACAGCGAGGAGGGGTCCGGTCGCCTGGTGCAGGAGGCCCAAAAGGCCGCCCTGGTGGTCCGCTTGGTGATCGTGACGCGCCCGGTGACGTCGGAGAAGGAGGTCCCCCAGGCGCTGCGCGTCTTGCTCAAGGGCGACGACGCCGCGGACGCGCTCTGGATGCCTCCCGACCCCCTCCTCCTGACCACGGAGACCCGGCGCTTCCTGTTGGCCGAGACCCTGAAGGCGGGCAAGCCCGTGCTCAGCTTCTCCCCCGCCCTGGTGGTGGAGGGGGCTCTCGCCAGCAGCGGCGCCGACGTGGCTTCTATCGGCGAGCAGGTGGGGGAGCTCGTGGCCCGGCTCGCGGCGGGAGAGAAAGGCATACGCGGCACCCTCCTGGTGCCGCGGGCGGAGCTCATGATCAACAAGAAGATCGCGGAGAAGCTGCGCATCGAGATCCCGGCCGACGCCCTTCGGGCCGCGGCGCGCGTTTTCTAG
- a CDS encoding methyl-accepting chemotaxis protein: MRLRVRSVGTKLTLLGASFAIVVGAVSVVYDYIASQRLMRQEMLKRGRYIVGNLAYNSKYGVLTEDKPLLAQFLEGALSGGGREASDVVAAMIRDQKGVILAQKGPPLADLPPTPAATFEERETATVAGEPVILFRAPVTTDVASGGGDMAAELGVAATPSGPSLKGGVEVAISKAVMVAQQRRQALETLGVGSLLMALGLGGGWYLLGRWFRPLKHMAEVSEAVAKGDLMESLTIQTDDEIGTLARGLNEMVANLRRIVDNIQEASVQVASSAGEISANAKLIIQGAQGQAQAAEETSTSMEEMAASIQTVASNAQSLANYVEETSSSVTEMGASIEQVARSSATLAGTVTEASATIEQMTVSIDQMAKNLESLAGTVNETTATMEDMTSFIASVARNAEALSNAAQRTSHTVSEMAGAVNDVAKMTIEADRISGKASEDARTGGEAVARTIEGMKSISDTMENTARVITGLGRRSQEIGRILEVIEEIADQTNLLALNAAIEAARAGEAGRGFAVVADEVRKLAERSVEAAKEIGDVVRQVQQETGDAVEVAKAGAAETKQGILLADKAGLALRSIIDSVSRSSQLMAEIAAATSKQSQASSEVLQTVTHMTAATTQVTSAVREQAEGSKQIRQAMENIKRIMTQAADSTKEQAAGGRQVRLSVENMNKIASQVGIATQEQAEGSRQIVHAVEKMNSMTQQVSHATAEQKKGGELVVRAIENISEIARDNLSTVEEMSKATVNLAQQAENLAKLVSVFRVQ, from the coding sequence ATGCGTCTGAGAGTGCGATCCGTGGGCACCAAGTTGACCCTCCTCGGCGCCAGCTTCGCCATCGTGGTGGGGGCGGTGTCGGTGGTCTACGACTACATCGCCAGCCAGCGCCTCATGCGTCAGGAGATGCTCAAGCGCGGGCGCTACATCGTAGGCAACCTGGCCTACAACAGCAAATACGGGGTGCTCACCGAGGACAAGCCCCTCCTGGCCCAATTCCTGGAGGGGGCGCTCTCCGGGGGGGGAAGAGAGGCGTCGGACGTGGTGGCGGCCATGATTCGGGACCAGAAGGGCGTCATCCTCGCCCAGAAGGGCCCACCCCTTGCCGACCTGCCCCCCACCCCCGCCGCGACCTTCGAGGAGAGGGAGACCGCCACCGTCGCCGGCGAGCCCGTCATCCTCTTCCGGGCTCCGGTCACCACCGACGTCGCCAGCGGGGGAGGCGACATGGCGGCCGAGCTCGGCGTGGCCGCCACCCCCAGCGGCCCCTCCCTCAAGGGGGGGGTCGAGGTTGCCATCAGCAAGGCGGTGATGGTCGCTCAGCAGCGACGCCAGGCCCTGGAGACTCTGGGCGTGGGCAGCCTGCTCATGGCCCTGGGCCTGGGCGGGGGCTGGTACCTCCTCGGGCGCTGGTTCCGTCCCCTGAAGCACATGGCCGAGGTATCCGAGGCGGTGGCCAAAGGGGATCTCATGGAGAGCCTGACCATCCAGACCGATGACGAGATCGGTACTCTGGCCCGCGGCCTGAACGAGATGGTGGCCAACCTGCGCCGGATCGTCGACAACATCCAGGAGGCGTCGGTTCAGGTAGCCTCTTCGGCGGGAGAGATCTCGGCCAACGCCAAGCTCATCATCCAGGGGGCGCAGGGGCAGGCGCAGGCCGCGGAGGAGACGTCCACGTCCATGGAGGAGATGGCGGCCTCCATCCAGACCGTGGCCAGCAACGCCCAGAGCCTCGCCAACTACGTGGAGGAGACCAGCAGCTCCGTCACCGAGATGGGGGCCTCCATCGAGCAGGTGGCCCGCTCCAGCGCCACCCTCGCGGGCACGGTGACGGAGGCCTCGGCCACCATCGAGCAGATGACGGTCTCCATCGATCAGATGGCCAAGAATCTGGAGAGCCTGGCCGGCACCGTCAACGAGACCACCGCCACCATGGAGGACATGACAAGCTTCATCGCCTCCGTGGCCCGCAACGCCGAGGCCTTGAGCAACGCCGCCCAGCGCACGAGCCACACCGTCTCCGAGATGGCGGGGGCGGTGAACGACGTGGCCAAGATGACCATCGAGGCGGACCGGATCAGCGGCAAGGCCTCGGAGGACGCCCGCACGGGAGGGGAGGCCGTGGCCCGGACCATCGAGGGGATGAAGAGCATCTCCGACACCATGGAGAACACGGCCCGCGTGATCACGGGCCTGGGCCGGCGCTCCCAGGAGATCGGCCGCATCCTGGAGGTGATCGAGGAGATCGCGGACCAGACCAACCTCCTCGCCTTGAACGCGGCCATCGAGGCGGCCCGAGCGGGGGAGGCGGGCCGTGGCTTCGCGGTGGTGGCGGATGAGGTGCGCAAGCTCGCGGAGCGGTCGGTGGAGGCGGCCAAGGAGATAGGGGACGTGGTGCGTCAGGTCCAGCAGGAGACGGGGGACGCGGTGGAAGTCGCCAAGGCAGGAGCGGCGGAGACCAAGCAGGGGATCTTGCTCGCGGACAAGGCGGGGCTGGCCCTGCGCAGCATCATCGACTCCGTGTCCCGCTCCAGCCAGCTCATGGCCGAGATCGCGGCCGCCACCTCCAAGCAGTCCCAGGCCTCGTCGGAAGTGCTGCAGACCGTCACCCACATGACCGCCGCCACTACCCAGGTCACGAGCGCGGTGCGGGAGCAGGCGGAGGGGTCCAAGCAGATCCGCCAGGCCATGGAGAACATCAAGAGAATCATGACCCAGGCCGCGGACTCGACCAAGGAACAGGCGGCCGGCGGCCGCCAGGTGCGCCTGTCCGTGGAGAACATGAACAAGATCGCCTCCCAGGTCGGGATCGCCACCCAGGAGCAGGCGGAGGGAAGCCGCCAGATCGTCCACGCGGTGGAGAAGATGAATTCCATGACCCAGCAGGTCTCCCATGCCACCGCCGAGCAGAAGAAGGGGGGGGAGCTGGTGGTGAGGGCCATCGAGAACATCTCGGAGATCGCCCGCGACAACCTGTCCACGGTGGAGGAGATGTCCAAGGCCACCGTCAATCTGGCCCAGCAGGCGGAGAACCTGGCCAAGTTGGTCTCGGTCTTCCGCGTGCAGTGA
- a CDS encoding HEAT repeat domain-containing protein — MDIQAALEALRTGEEAVRRKAVDELGGSGRPEAIPPLLLAVADESWPVRQAAADHLAALSLKTLLPALEAALRDDENAALRNAAIETYVRLGPAAVPPLLTLLGDADEEVRNFAGVMLGSLRDRRAVPPLIAALGDPDVNVRHAAAASLGQIGDPEAVPPLIEALKSEPWLQYPAIHALGEIADPRAAPALLGLLSDDFFRGPALEALGRLADREALPRLIPYLYDPEPALRNMAIRAVVDIEQRATAEGESLDPEVEAALRREDLVDHLLFTLGDDDPLNRRTAAITLGWLKEPRAERLLVDLLGQAGMQEYVTHALVSIGFQDRSAYVHGLAHPEDTVRQGTVRCLAFIAPAGGIDLVAPLIHDPSAEVRAEAVVAIGRLGDEDAAMLLFELLGDESELIQESAMDALARMSPGRVVPLLLQALSSPEAAVRIRSAETLGLVRDPSTAPALIAVCQDPRETVRAAAIKALGEVEAAGVLEHLRLALGDESSLVRQQAVLSLGKLQEAETAGDLIPLLADPDPRMRFVTLRALGQIRNAEAVPQMLPFLSDLRKELRFAAVEALGTIRAPAAVRPLLEILRDPDRNLRRTAAESLGMIADPQAAPPLLLALEDEHWSVRCGAATALGRIRSAKATPALLGRLGDEDPTVRRAVAAALGEIGDPRAAGRLVEAIADPGLQLTALEALRRLGGAALPEMERAFSSSGPDARRLLVDLVGKLEEPNARRLLLAALADDSAQVRAEAAHALGDGGFREALRPLMDLKASDPSPAVRQAAAQALKKLAPR; from the coding sequence ATGGACATACAGGCTGCCCTGGAGGCGCTCCGCACCGGAGAGGAGGCGGTCCGCCGCAAGGCCGTGGACGAGCTCGGGGGCTCCGGCCGTCCCGAGGCCATCCCCCCGCTCCTTCTGGCGGTGGCGGACGAGAGCTGGCCCGTGCGGCAAGCGGCCGCCGACCACCTGGCCGCGCTCTCTCTGAAGACGCTCCTGCCCGCCCTGGAAGCCGCCCTCCGCGACGACGAGAACGCGGCCTTGCGCAACGCCGCCATCGAGACCTACGTCCGGCTGGGCCCGGCGGCGGTTCCCCCCCTCCTGACCCTCCTCGGGGACGCCGACGAAGAGGTTCGCAACTTCGCGGGCGTGATGCTGGGCTCGCTGCGTGACCGGCGCGCGGTGCCGCCGCTCATCGCCGCCCTTGGCGATCCGGACGTGAACGTCCGCCACGCGGCTGCGGCCAGCCTCGGCCAAATCGGGGACCCGGAGGCGGTGCCGCCCCTGATCGAAGCCCTGAAGTCCGAGCCCTGGCTGCAGTACCCGGCGATCCATGCCCTGGGCGAGATCGCGGACCCGCGGGCGGCCCCCGCCCTTCTCGGGCTCCTGAGCGACGACTTCTTCCGGGGGCCCGCCTTGGAGGCGTTGGGGCGGCTCGCGGATCGGGAGGCCCTGCCGCGCCTCATCCCCTACCTCTACGACCCCGAGCCCGCCCTCCGCAACATGGCCATCCGGGCGGTGGTGGACATTGAGCAGCGGGCCACCGCGGAGGGGGAGAGCCTGGATCCGGAGGTTGAGGCCGCGCTCCGGCGCGAGGACCTCGTGGACCACCTGCTCTTTACCCTCGGCGACGACGATCCCTTGAACCGGCGGACCGCGGCCATCACCCTCGGCTGGCTCAAAGAGCCGCGGGCGGAGCGCCTGCTCGTGGACCTGCTCGGCCAAGCCGGTATGCAGGAGTACGTCACCCACGCCCTCGTCTCCATCGGCTTCCAGGACCGCTCCGCCTACGTCCACGGCCTGGCCCATCCCGAGGACACGGTCCGCCAGGGGACGGTGAGATGCCTGGCTTTCATCGCGCCCGCGGGGGGGATCGACCTCGTCGCGCCCCTCATCCACGATCCCTCCGCGGAGGTGCGGGCAGAAGCGGTGGTGGCCATCGGCCGCCTGGGGGACGAGGACGCGGCCATGCTGCTCTTCGAGCTCCTGGGCGACGAGAGCGAGCTGATCCAGGAGAGCGCCATGGACGCCCTGGCCCGCATGTCCCCCGGGCGGGTGGTCCCCCTCCTCCTGCAGGCCCTCTCGAGCCCGGAGGCGGCGGTGCGCATTCGTTCCGCAGAGACCTTGGGCCTCGTCCGCGATCCCTCCACCGCCCCCGCCCTCATCGCGGTTTGTCAGGATCCCCGGGAGACCGTGCGCGCGGCCGCCATCAAAGCCCTGGGGGAGGTCGAGGCCGCGGGCGTCCTCGAGCACCTGCGCCTGGCTCTCGGGGACGAGAGCAGCCTGGTCCGGCAGCAGGCCGTGCTCTCCCTGGGCAAGCTCCAGGAGGCGGAGACCGCGGGCGACCTCATCCCCCTGCTCGCGGACCCGGATCCGCGGATGCGCTTCGTGACCCTGCGCGCCCTGGGCCAGATCCGGAACGCGGAAGCCGTTCCCCAGATGCTGCCTTTCCTGTCCGACCTCCGGAAGGAGCTGCGGTTCGCGGCCGTAGAGGCGCTGGGGACGATCCGGGCCCCGGCCGCGGTGCGGCCCCTCCTCGAGATCTTGCGCGATCCGGACCGCAACCTGCGGCGGACGGCGGCGGAGAGCCTGGGCATGATCGCGGACCCCCAGGCCGCGCCCCCCCTGCTCCTGGCCCTGGAGGACGAGCACTGGAGCGTCCGCTGCGGGGCCGCCACCGCGCTCGGGCGCATCCGGAGCGCCAAGGCCACCCCCGCCCTCCTCGGCCGCCTGGGGGACGAGGACCCGACCGTACGGCGCGCGGTGGCGGCCGCCCTGGGGGAGATCGGCGATCCCCGGGCCGCCGGCCGCCTCGTCGAGGCCATCGCCGATCCCGGACTCCAGCTCACCGCCCTCGAGGCCCTGCGCCGCCTGGGCGGAGCCGCCCTCCCCGAGATGGAGCGGGCCTTCTCCAGCTCGGGCCCGGATGCGCGGCGCCTGCTCGTGGACTTGGTGGGCAAGCTCGAGGAGCCCAACGCCCGCCGGCTCTTGCTCGCCGCCCTCGCCGACGACAGCGCCCAGGTCCGCGCGGAGGCCGCGCATGCCCTGGGCGACGGCGGTTTCCGCGAGGCCTTGCGTCCCCTGATGGACCTGAAGGCGTCGGATCCCTCCCCCGCGGTCCGCCAGGCCGCGGCCCAGGCCCTCAAGAAGCTCGCTCCCCGGTGA
- a CDS encoding protein-glutamate O-methyltransferase CheR, with the protein MFRTSDLDADLSEEEFRLLRDFIHEQFGLYFDDGQRLSLRARLAGRLSFLGLLSFEDYYRYLRFGPQRAEERERMVSHLTNNETYFYREQAQLKVFSESVLRSIKERKARTDDRRLRILSAGCSTGEEVMTLAMIVYDSGQFFWNWDVQVVGLDVDREALEKARRGLYHQNSFRATSPALVERHFVKEGAGIRIKEPIRRLVNLRPGNILEPASYLDLMPIDALFCRNVLIYFSDATTLRAVRLFHQALAPGGYLFLGHAESLSRITDMFTPVRFQGAMAYQRPEGPR; encoded by the coding sequence ATGTTCCGCACCTCCGACCTCGACGCCGACCTCTCCGAGGAGGAGTTCCGCCTCCTCCGCGACTTCATCCACGAGCAGTTCGGGCTCTACTTCGACGATGGGCAGCGGCTTTCGCTCCGCGCCCGCCTGGCCGGCCGGCTTTCCTTCCTGGGCCTCCTCTCCTTCGAGGACTACTATCGCTACCTACGCTTCGGGCCCCAGCGCGCGGAGGAGCGGGAGCGCATGGTCAGCCACCTCACCAACAACGAGACCTATTTTTACCGCGAGCAGGCCCAGCTGAAGGTCTTCTCGGAGAGCGTGCTCCGGAGCATCAAGGAGCGAAAAGCCCGCACCGATGACCGCCGTCTGCGCATTCTCTCCGCCGGCTGCTCCACCGGCGAAGAGGTCATGACCCTGGCCATGATCGTCTACGACAGCGGTCAGTTCTTCTGGAACTGGGATGTGCAGGTCGTGGGCCTGGACGTGGACCGGGAGGCGCTGGAGAAGGCGCGGCGGGGCCTCTACCACCAGAACTCCTTCCGGGCCACGAGCCCTGCTCTCGTGGAGCGTCACTTCGTGAAGGAGGGGGCCGGGATCCGGATCAAGGAGCCCATCCGCCGGCTGGTGAACCTGCGCCCCGGCAACATTCTCGAGCCGGCCAGCTACCTCGACCTCATGCCCATCGACGCCCTCTTCTGCCGGAACGTGCTCATCTACTTCTCGGACGCCACCACCCTGCGGGCGGTCCGTCTGTTCCACCAGGCGCTGGCCCCCGGCGGCTACTTGTTCCTGGGTCACGCGGAGTCCCTCTCGCGGATCACGGACATGTTCACCCCCGTCCGCTTCCAGGGGGCCATGGCCTACCAGAGGCCGGAGGGGCCGCGGTGA
- a CDS encoding chemotaxis response regulator protein-glutamate methylesterase, whose protein sequence is MTAERIRVLVVDDSAFVRQALSRILSTAPDIEVVGLAADGPEGIEKTKALDPDVVTLDVKMPRMGGLEALKQIMEECPVPVLLLSSLTQEGAEITLRGLELGALDFVDKSSVQGHMNLAGLAGELLTKIRALAGSPRAHGAPLPAVTWAPGARPPEAHRAQVVAIGASTGGPPALQAIIPLLPKDLQAVVLVVQHIPVGFTRSLANRLDQRSPLPVREARDGEPVMPGLVLIAPAGLHMKLRRRGSTVKIVLDEEPRSSLHRPSVDVLMTSVAKAYGPRALGVVLTGMGADGTIGLGAIRQAGGQTLAESEESCVIYGMPKAAVDAGVVDRSVPLSGMAAEILAAV, encoded by the coding sequence GTGACCGCGGAGCGGATCCGGGTGCTGGTGGTGGATGACTCGGCCTTCGTGCGCCAGGCCCTCTCGCGCATACTCTCCACCGCTCCCGACATCGAGGTGGTGGGTTTGGCCGCGGACGGGCCGGAGGGGATCGAGAAGACCAAGGCTCTCGATCCGGACGTGGTGACCCTCGACGTCAAGATGCCGCGCATGGGAGGGCTCGAGGCCCTCAAGCAGATCATGGAGGAGTGCCCGGTTCCGGTGCTCCTCCTCTCGTCCCTCACCCAGGAGGGCGCCGAGATAACCCTGCGGGGGCTCGAGCTGGGGGCCTTGGACTTCGTGGACAAGTCGAGCGTGCAGGGCCACATGAACCTGGCGGGCCTGGCCGGAGAGCTCCTAACGAAGATCAGGGCCTTGGCCGGCTCGCCCCGGGCCCACGGTGCCCCCCTCCCTGCCGTCACTTGGGCCCCCGGGGCCCGCCCCCCGGAGGCGCACCGCGCGCAGGTTGTGGCCATCGGAGCCTCCACGGGCGGGCCTCCCGCCCTCCAAGCCATCATCCCCCTCCTGCCCAAGGACCTCCAGGCCGTGGTCCTGGTGGTTCAGCACATCCCCGTCGGCTTCACCCGCTCACTGGCCAACCGCCTGGACCAGCGCAGCCCCCTGCCCGTGCGGGAAGCCCGGGACGGCGAGCCGGTGATGCCGGGGCTGGTGCTCATTGCTCCCGCCGGCCTGCACATGAAGCTGCGGAGGCGGGGGTCGACGGTCAAGATCGTGCTGGATGAAGAGCCGCGCTCCAGCCTCCACCGTCCCTCCGTGGACGTGCTCATGACTTCCGTGGCCAAGGCATACGGCCCCCGGGCCCTGGGCGTGGTCCTGACCGGCATGGGCGCTGACGGGACCATCGGCCTGGGCGCCATCCGGCAGGCGGGGGGGCAGACGCTCGCGGAGAGCGAGGAGAGCTGCGTCATCTACGGGATGCCCAAGGCGGCGGTGGACGCCGGGGTCGTGGACCGGTCTGTTCCCCTGTCCGGCATGGCCGCGGAGATCCTCGCTGCGGTGTAG
- a CDS encoding DUF4388 domain-containing protein has product MSLTGNLEDLPLLDILQIVSFSKKTGNLSIRTGEGEGGIVFREGYVVAAFNWDSVPLDPRFGALPEAQRSSVIRSRIEIALEQLVRLREGQFSFSLNDAPPRALGGRELNLETLVMGINPQELLLDLARGIDEDRRNSTALVEASFAQPDETSGDPGADREAEAVAAFVRNMGTPAAPETPGGRTLPPSASPAAPPPAIPSRPSSPPAAPPAVPPGPSSPPKAAPAPAAAPSPAPARAPASPAASPEPAAGPEARTLLLVDDESEVRRVLADWFKEGGYEVVEAEDPETAVKKGGKLGREGVPFLLVTDLGMPTSGGSSFHGGFEVVKRLWKMNLRPPVLMMTESLNPSLQLRAQQMGIKSFVFKPGLSKLNPRQFEADLLAFANKILVDILPRMGRGTGPVPAAKAAKPGTAPAGQPDHSPPTHEELSRQFTILQRRLLDLREPADANQIAILVMKVAREFFERAILFLVKNDEARGLGGFGAAPKGENINLLVREVVIPLGEPSLFHDAVQAGQPLLVPLPKGRWSAYLMGKIGRFQSGTVALLPLITHRETIALLFGDNPETGREFGRLEALEVFINQAGVALENAFLQRKLQTLQNRT; this is encoded by the coding sequence TTGAGCCTGACCGGCAACCTCGAGGATCTACCCCTCCTCGACATCCTGCAGATCGTCTCTTTCAGCAAGAAGACCGGCAACCTCTCCATCCGGACCGGCGAAGGAGAGGGGGGGATCGTCTTTCGGGAGGGTTACGTGGTCGCCGCCTTCAACTGGGACAGCGTGCCCCTCGATCCCCGGTTCGGCGCGCTCCCCGAAGCCCAAAGGTCCAGCGTAATCCGCAGCCGCATCGAGATCGCCCTCGAGCAGCTCGTCCGCCTGCGGGAAGGGCAGTTTAGCTTCAGCCTGAACGATGCCCCTCCCCGGGCGCTGGGAGGAAGAGAACTCAACCTCGAGACGCTGGTCATGGGCATCAACCCCCAGGAGCTGCTGCTGGACCTGGCCCGCGGCATCGATGAGGACCGGAGGAACTCCACGGCCTTGGTGGAGGCGTCCTTTGCCCAACCCGACGAGACCTCGGGGGACCCGGGAGCGGATCGGGAAGCGGAGGCGGTGGCCGCCTTCGTTCGCAACATGGGGACGCCGGCGGCTCCGGAGACCCCGGGAGGCCGGACCCTCCCCCCCTCCGCGAGTCCGGCCGCCCCCCCGCCGGCCATACCGTCCCGGCCCTCATCCCCGCCCGCGGCTCCGCCGGCGGTCCCGCCCGGGCCCTCGTCCCCCCCCAAGGCGGCCCCCGCCCCTGCGGCCGCACCCTCGCCCGCACCCGCCCGCGCGCCTGCGTCGCCGGCGGCCAGCCCCGAGCCCGCGGCCGGCCCCGAGGCCCGCACCCTGCTGCTCGTGGACGACGAGTCGGAGGTGCGCCGGGTACTAGCCGACTGGTTCAAGGAGGGCGGCTACGAGGTGGTCGAGGCGGAGGACCCCGAAACCGCGGTTAAGAAGGGGGGAAAGCTGGGCAGGGAGGGCGTGCCCTTCCTGCTCGTCACCGACCTCGGCATGCCCACCTCCGGCGGCTCCTCCTTCCACGGCGGCTTCGAGGTCGTCAAGCGGCTCTGGAAGATGAACCTCCGCCCTCCCGTGCTCATGATGACGGAGAGCCTGAACCCCTCGCTTCAGCTCCGGGCCCAGCAGATGGGCATCAAGAGCTTCGTCTTCAAGCCCGGGCTCTCCAAGCTGAACCCCCGGCAGTTCGAGGCCGACCTGCTCGCCTTCGCCAACAAGATCCTGGTGGACATCCTGCCCCGCATGGGGCGCGGCACCGGCCCCGTCCCCGCGGCCAAGGCCGCGAAGCCGGGAACCGCCCCCGCGGGCCAACCCGATCATTCCCCCCCCACCCACGAGGAGCTCTCGCGCCAGTTCACGATCCTCCAGCGTCGGCTGCTCGACCTACGGGAGCCCGCCGACGCCAACCAGATCGCGATCCTGGTCATGAAGGTGGCCCGGGAGTTCTTCGAGCGGGCCATCCTCTTCCTGGTCAAAAACGATGAGGCGCGCGGCCTGGGTGGCTTCGGGGCCGCGCCCAAGGGGGAGAACATCAACCTGCTCGTGCGCGAGGTGGTGATCCCCCTGGGCGAGCCCTCGCTCTTCCACGACGCTGTCCAGGCGGGCCAGCCGCTTCTGGTGCCCCTCCCCAAGGGGAGGTGGAGCGCGTACTTGATGGGGAAGATCGGCCGCTTCCAGTCGGGGACGGTGGCCCTCCTTCCCCTCATCACCCATCGGGAGACGATCGCCCTCCTCTTCGGGGACAACCCGGAGACCGGTCGGGAGTTCGGCCGTCTGGAGGCGCTCGAGGTCTTCATCAACCAGGCGGGGGTGGCCCTGGAGAACGCCTTTCTCCAGCGCAAGCTCCAGACGCTACAGAACCGGACTTGA